A stretch of Xenopus laevis strain J_2021 chromosome 8S, Xenopus_laevis_v10.1, whole genome shotgun sequence DNA encodes these proteins:
- the mmgt1.S gene encoding ER membrane protein complex subunit 5-A precursor codes for MASSIWKGLVGIGLFALAHAAFSAAQHRSYMRLTEKEDETLPIDIVLQTLLAFIVACYGIVHIAGEFKHMDATSELRNKTFDTLRNHPSFYVFNHRGRIMFQPPESEDCHRNQAPFSSNSSLKLSKLEAMHR; via the exons ATGGCGTCCTCGATCTGGAAAGGGTTGGTGGGGATCGGCCTGTTTGCCTTGGCACACGCGGCCTTTTCCGCTGCTCAGC ATCGTTCTTACATGAGATTAACCGAGAAGGAAGATGAAACACTGCCAATAGAT atagTCCTCCAAACTTTACTGGCATTTATAGTGGCCTGCTATGGCATTGTACACATTGCTGGAGAGTTTAAACACATGGACGCCACTTCAGAATTAAGGAATAA GACGTTTGACACATTAAGAAACCATCCATCGTTTTATGTATTCAACCATCGCGGGCGGATAATGTTCCAGCCTCCAGAGTCCGAGGACTGCCATCGAAATCAAGCTCCATTCTCATCCAACTCGTCACTAAAGCTTTCCAAACTAGAAGCAATGCACCGCTGA